The genome window GCCAGGCGCCTCGGGCGGCACTTCATCGGCATCGAGCGCGAGTCGGACTACATCGAAGTGGCGCAGGACCGGCTGGCCCGCGTGGTGCCCTACGAGGCCGACGCGCTGAAGGTCACCGGCTCCAAGCGCGCCGAGCCGCGCATCCCCTTCGGCTCGCTGGTCGAGCGCGGGCTCTTGCGCCCGGGCGAGGAGCTCTGGTCCTTCAACGGCCGGCACAAGGCCAAGGTGCGCGCCGACGGCACGCTGATCGCGCATGACGCGCGCGGCTCCATCCACCAGGTAGGCGCGGCGCTGGAGGGCGCGCCCTCCTGCAACGGCTGGACCTACTGGCACTTCCGCCGCGACGGCCAGCCGGTGCCCATCGACATGCTGCGCCAGCAGGTTCGCTCGGAGATGCAGGAGTAGCGCTCAGGCGGTCTCCAGCGCGGCGAGGCCGGCCAGGTAGGCCTTGCGCATCACCGTGGGAAAGGCCCGGGCCGGCACCTGCCGGAACCCCGGCCCGCCCTCGGGAACGCCGGCCACCAGCACCGCGAGGCGCAGGTGGAAATGCGTGAACGTGTGGCGGACCTCCCCGGCCTGCCGCCAGTCCGCCGCGAGGGGCGGCGCGGGCTCCGGCGCGGCGCTCCAGTCGCTGCCGGGCAGGCCCAGCATGCCGCCGAGCAGGCCCTTCTCGGGCCGCGTCTCCACCAGCACCGCGCCGTCCCGGGCCCGCGCGAGATAGATGTAGCCCAGCCGCACCGGCTTTGCCGCCTTCGCCCGCTTGCGCGGCAGTTCGGCGGCGATGCCTTCGGCGCGCGCGCGGCAGGGCGCGCGCCAGGGGCAGATGCCGCAGGCCGGGCTGCGCGGCGAGCAGATGGTGGCGCCGAGGTCCATCACCGCCTGGGCATGGTCTCCCGGCCGTTCGGCGGGGGTGAGCAGGGCGGCATGGGCGCGCAGCGCTTCCTTGGAGTCCGGCAGCGGCTCCTCCACCGCGTGGAGCCGGGCCATCACCCGCTCCACGTTGCCGTCCAGCACGGTGGCCTGCCGGTCGAAGGCGATGGCGGCCACGGCGGCGGCGGTGTAGGGCCCGATGCCGGGCAGCGCCATGAGCCCGGCCTCCGTGTCCGGGAAGTGCCCGTCGCCGGCCGCCACGGCCCGGGCGCATTTGAGCAGGTTGCGGGCGCGGGCGTAGTAGCCGAGGCCGGCCCAGGCGCTCATCACCTCCTCGTCCGGTGCCGCGGCGAGGTCGGCCACCGTCGGCCAGGCCTCGGTGAACTGCGCGAAATAGGGGATGACGGCGGCAACGGTGGTCTGCTGCAGCATGATCTCGGAGAGCCACACGCGGTAGGGGTCCGGCAGGATGCCGGCGCGGCGCTCCTGCGGGGGCACGCGCCAGGGCAGCCGGCGGGCGTGCACGTCATACCAGGCCAGCAGCTCGGCGGAGAGGTCGGTCATGCTTGGGCTTTCACGGCGAATTTACGCGGGCGCGCGCCGATTTGGGGCTTTTGATCGGCAGGCGCGCCGATATGATGCGGGCGAACGAAGGCGAGGGTCATGGCCGGGCAGCATGGGAAATCGGGCGGGAATGGCAAGGGGCAATCCGCCTCCGGCCCGGCGCGTGCCCGGCGCGGCCGCGGCTTCACCCCGGCCGGGGGCTTTCTCGCCGCCCGGCTGCGCGAGGTTTCCGGCAAGCGCGGCATCGCCGAGACCCGGCTGCTGACCGACTGGGAGGCTGTCGTCGGCCCGGAGATCGCCACGCTCTGCCGCCCGGTGAAGGTGAACCACGCCCGCAAGGGCGGGTTGGGCGCCACGCTGATCCTGCTCACCAGTTCCGGCCGCGCGCCGGAGCTGGAGATGATGAAACCGGTGATCCGCGAGCGCGTGAATGCCTGCTACGGCTACCACGCCATCGCCGAGATCCGCCTGACGCAGACCGCCCCCACCGGCTTCGCCGAACCGGGGGGCTCCTTCCTCCACCGGCCGGCCGGCGCCGCGGCGCCACGGCCGCTGCCGGAGGCGGTGGTGTCTCGCGTTCAATCAGAAGTGCGTGATGTGGCCGACGAAGGGCTGCGCGCGGCACTGGAACGGCTTGGCAAGAACGTTGCAGTCCGTCATGCGAAGACGACGGAGAAGAAAGGACCAACCAGATGACCGATATCGCCCGCCGCCGGCTGCTTGCGCTTGCCGCGATGGCGCCCTTCGCCGGGGCGCTGCCCGCCTTCGCGCAGTCCCAGAGCACCCCGGAGGCGGAGCCGGCCGCGCCCGGAGCGCAGGACAAGCGCCTCATGGAAATGACCATGGGCAGCGCCGACGCCCCGGTGGAGATGATCGAATACGCGTCGCTCACCTGCCCGCACTGCGCGCATTTCCACGAGGAGGTGCTGCCGAAGCTGAAGGCCGATTACATCGACACCGGCAAGGTGCGTCTGGTGTTCCGCGAGGTGTATTTCGACCGGTTCGGCCTCTGGGCCACGATGGTGGCGCGCTGCGGCGGGCCGCTGCGCTACTTCGGCATCGTGGGCGAGATGTACCGCACCCAGCGCGAGTGGACCCAGGGCGCGGATGACGCGGCCATCGCCGCGAACCTGCGCAAGATCGGCAAGGTCTCCGGCCTCACCGACGAGGAGATGAACGCCTGCATGGGCGACCAGGACTTCGCCAATGCCCTGGTGGAGCGCTACCGCAAGCAGGCCTCGGAGGACGGGATCGACGCGACCCCCACCTTCATCATCAACGGTGAGAAGGTCTCGAACCGCTCCTACGAGGAGTTCCGCAAGATCCTCGACGAGAAGCTGGGCTGACACGCTCCCCGGCCGTGCCCCCCCCCCCGGCGGGCACGGCCCCTTCCCGGACCCTGTCCGTCTCCCGCCCCACGGCGCGCCGCAGTTCCGCCGCCCCACCGACGCAGGATCGGGGAGAAACGTCTGCCGTGCCGAGGGGGCTTTCGCCCCCGCAGCCCGGCAGCCGTGGCGAAGGGCCGATGGTCCTCCGCCAGCGCACGGAACCGTTCGGTTTCGGAGGCCGATGCCGCGCAGGCGGATGGCGCCCACGGTGCCACTGTCGCGGTGCCGACGCGCCCCCCGCGGCACCCCCTCTCCCGCTTCGCCTCAAATCACCAGAGTGCCGTTCCGACGCAGGAGACTTCCCCGGCCGCAATCCGACAGGTTCGACGCGCCAAGCCCGTGACCTGAGCCCCGTTTCTTCCTCCAGTTTGAGGCAGAGTCCGCTCCAACGAGGAGACGGACAATGAAGCGATCAAGGTTCAGCGGGGAGCAGATCATCGGGGCGCTGAAGGAGCAGGAGGCCGGGATGTCGACGGCCGACGTGTGCCGGAAGCACGGGGTCAGCTGCGCACCCACCTCGGCGACGACATGGCAGCCTGCAGCTTCGCTCGCCGCCTGAAGACGCTCAACGGCCTCACTCCCTACGAATACATCTGCAAAATCTGGACATCAGAACCAGACAGATTCATCGTGAACCCGATCCACCAAATGCCGAGAGCCGAGAGCCGAGAGCCGAGAGCCGAGAGCCGAGAGCCGAGAGCCGAGAGCCGAGAGCCGAGAGCCGAGAGCCGAGAGCCGAGAGCCGAGAGCCGAGAGCCGAGAGCCGAGAGCCGAGAGCCGAGAGCCGAGAGCCGAGCCAGCGCATCGCCGGCCATCGGTCAACCCCCTTTCCGCGCACGACGCGGAGGCCCGGCAGGGCCTTCGCCACGCCCGCCGAGCTGCGGGGGCCGCAAGGCCCCCTCGGCGAGGCGGGCGTCTCCCCCCGCCGGGCCAGGCGCTTCAGATCGCCCGCAGGTAGACGTCGTATTCCACATCCGTCACGCGCAGGTTCAGCGAGGCCATCTCCTGCTCCTTCATCAGCGCGTAGACCCGGGCGAACTCCTTCCCCAGCGCATGGGCCATGAACCCGTCCTCCTGGAAGGACATGATCGCCCGGCCCCAGCCCAGCGGCAGGTCGGGCCCGTCATCGGGGCCGGCCTCGCGGCGCACCGGGTGGCCGGGGTCGATGTTCTCCTCCATGCCGTCGAGGATCGCCTGCAGGATGGCGGCGAGCGCGAGATAGGGGTTCGCGTCCGCCCCCGCCAGCCGGTGCTCGATGCGTGCTGCCGCCCCGGTGGTGGCCGGCACGCGGATGGCGGAGGAGCGGTTGTCCAGCCCCCAGGCCGCGTAGGCCGGGGCGTAGGTGCCGATGCCGAAGCGGCGGTAGGAGTTCAGGTGCGGCGCGAAGCACAGCATGGAGGAGGCCATGTAGCGCTTCATGCCGCCCAGCGCCCCCATCATCGCCGCGTTCGGCACGCCCTCGGAGGTGCCGGCGAAGATGTTCTTCCCCTCGCGGTCCAGGATCGAGATGTGGAAGTGGAAGCCCGAGCCGGCCTGGTCGCCGTAGGGCTTGGCCATGAAGCTCGCCTCCATGCCGTGCTTGTGCGCCACGTTGCGGATCGCGAGTTTCAGCAGGACCGACTGGTCCGCCGCCCAGAGCGC of Paroceanicella profunda contains these proteins:
- the mutY gene encoding A/G-specific adenine glycosylase, which produces MTDLSAELLAWYDVHARRLPWRVPPQERRAGILPDPYRVWLSEIMLQQTTVAAVIPYFAQFTEAWPTVADLAAAPDEEVMSAWAGLGYYARARNLLKCARAVAAGDGHFPDTEAGLMALPGIGPYTAAAVAAIAFDRQATVLDGNVERVMARLHAVEEPLPDSKEALRAHAALLTPAERPGDHAQAVMDLGATICSPRSPACGICPWRAPCRARAEGIAAELPRKRAKAAKPVRLGYIYLARARDGAVLVETRPEKGLLGGMLGLPGSDWSAAPEPAPPLAADWRQAGEVRHTFTHFHLRLAVLVAGVPEGGPGFRQVPARAFPTVMRKAYLAGLAALETA
- a CDS encoding DUF721 domain-containing protein — translated: MAGQHGKSGGNGKGQSASGPARARRGRGFTPAGGFLAARLREVSGKRGIAETRLLTDWEAVVGPEIATLCRPVKVNHARKGGLGATLILLTSSGRAPELEMMKPVIRERVNACYGYHAIAEIRLTQTAPTGFAEPGGSFLHRPAGAAAPRPLPEAVVSRVQSEVRDVADEGLRAALERLGKNVAVRHAKTTEKKGPTR
- a CDS encoding DsbA family protein; protein product: MTDIARRRLLALAAMAPFAGALPAFAQSQSTPEAEPAAPGAQDKRLMEMTMGSADAPVEMIEYASLTCPHCAHFHEEVLPKLKADYIDTGKVRLVFREVYFDRFGLWATMVARCGGPLRYFGIVGEMYRTQREWTQGADDAAIAANLRKIGKVSGLTDEEMNACMGDQDFANALVERYRKQASEDGIDATPTFIINGEKVSNRSYEEFRKILDEKLG
- a CDS encoding glutamine synthetase family protein; its protein translation is MMKLETLSKDEVKTVLDANPQIETIEMVFPDMNGVARGKHLPVDQWDKLFGKVRMPVSLYNLDILSADVAKAGLAIERGDPDGYGHVAAFGPCLWNGGRRAMALMTMREPDGRPTVYDPRAVLARVAERFEQRGLTPVIAPELEFYLMDVHRNSTDRAQPPICPITGERLHDPQVYRLSVHTPFSDILDEMIAAAKALDVNADVALAEFGPGQFEINLMHSEGALWAADQSVLLKLAIRNVAHKHGMEASFMAKPYGDQAGSGFHFHISILDREGKNIFAGTSEGVPNAAMMGALGGMKRYMASSMLCFAPHLNSYRRFGIGTYAPAYAAWGLDNRSSAIRVPATTGAAARIEHRLAGADANPYLALAAILQAILDGMEENIDPGHPVRREAGPDDGPDLPLGWGRAIMSFQEDGFMAHALGKEFARVYALMKEQEMASLNLRVTDVEYDVYLRAI